CATTAGCTGGTGGCGGATCAGCCATTGCCAGCGCGCCAAAGGAATTGCTGTTGAACATGGCAGCTCCCGGCGCTGGTGTGTAGGTGTGTGATGGACAGTGAGTTGTTGAGTTGTTGTGACCTCTGGTCTCAACTTTGGGCCATGATGATGCCAACTTACCATTAGGCTATCCTCACGTGACAGTTACATATActcccgccgccacccaacatCTCCAAGTTCCCCACCTTCCAATCCTTATTCCACCATATGGCCTACGTCCCCACCCACGCGCGCCAAGCAGCTCTCGTCCGCGGTCCGTCCTACGCGCTGCCAGACACCGATCCCAATAGATCGATGAGTGAGGGCGACAGGTCACCACGTCCAGCCAAGCGGCGGAGGGAGgacgcgagctcgggccgcgccagctcgagccGTAATGGCAGCACTGCTGCTGTAGCCACTGCGCCTGCGGGAGGGGGCTCGTCGATCGTGCCGAGCATCTTTGGCGTGACGGCACGGAACGAGTTCACCGAGCGCGTGGGGAACTTTATCATGGCGCATTGTCGGGGACGAAGCGACGTCGAGATTGAGATCAAGCTGGGCACCCAGCATGCCCCCGGTCCGGGGGCGGGACATCGTGTCCGTCTTCCCAGTTTGACCGAGATAATCCTGCCTCCAGACTATCCGATGGGATCGTTCACGTCTACCCTCACCAAGGCGAGTTGACCCTTCTTCTGTGAGCATggacaagctgacagcagcacaACCACAAGTGGCTGAACGAGGTACTTAACCAGCAAGTCGAGGCTACGGCTAATACGCCCCATCCACTGCGATacaagcgcgagcgccagATTGACGAGTTTCACAAGACACGCGCGGGGAAGGTCCGCGTCTCccgcgagatggagaatgGGAAGGCGGGCCGGGTTATTGCGGTCGTGCGTAAGAACCGCTTGGGAGATCTGAATGTCGTCTCGCCAAACCACCCGTTTGATTGGCGTATTTCGTGCAATGTCGAAGAGCCGGTTGAGATTGATGTCGAGTCGCTTGGGGACGCTGAGAGCTCGCGGCAGAAGGATCGTCTGTGCTATGAGCACCAGTTGTGTCAGGTCGACCTGACTGCTGTTACGCCTCGGGTGAGTTGAGATGGTGTTTGAAGCTGACCACAGGACCGTACAGGACACCCCGGCCCGATGTCATTCGAGCTCGAAGTCGAGGTCCGCGACGCACCAGCCCTCATCGCCGAAGGGGAGAAGGACGCGGCAGGCCAGCCAAACCTCTTCGAAGATATGCTCCAGAGCATCCTCGACTCTGTGCGTATCCTCGTGAAGAACGCAGCTCCGCAGTAGGCCGTAGATGGGAGTCGGAGAGATACCATGTAGATTACGTTGCATTATGCGCTCGCTAGACCCATGACTGACTGGTTCTG
Above is a genomic segment from Cutaneotrichosporon cavernicola HIS019 DNA, chromosome: 1 containing:
- the CET1 gene encoding uncharacterized protein (mRNA capping enzyme, beta chain), translating into MAYVPTHARQAALVRGPSYALPDTDPNRSMSEGDRSPRPAKRRREDASSGRASSSRNGSTAAVATAPAGGGSSIVPSIFGVTARNEFTERVGNFIMAHCRGRSDVEIEIKLGTQHAPGPGAGHRVRLPSLTEIILPPDYPMGSFTSTLTKHNHKWLNEVLNQQVEATANTPHPLRYKRERQIDEFHKTRAGKVRVSREMENGKAGRVIAVVRKNRLGDLNVVSPNHPFDWRISCNVEEPVEIDVESLGDAESSRQKDRLCYEHQLCQVDLTAVTPRDRTGHPGPMSFELEVEVRDAPALIAEGEKDAAGQPNLFEDMLQSILDSVRILVKNAAPQ